Genomic window (Methanobacterium formicicum):
GGAAACTCCAGAGGAGAAGAGGCTCCTGGGAAAGGTGGGTAAAGTTTGCCAGGAAATCATCATCGAAACTGCACAGAGAAGTTCCCACTACCAGGACCTGGAATATCATGCTAAATTCACCTATCAACTTCCCAGTAAAGGTGGGGATTATTTTAGAAGTAATTTGGGCCAACTTCTCCATGAAACTGGTTTTTTAAAGTCACCGGATGAACTGTGGAGTGTTACCCGGGACCTGGCCCTGGAGATCACCGAGAAGCGGTTGAAGGATGCTTCCCATTCCCAGGATCTTCTGCTTATCCAGGCCATCCACACCATTGAGGAACTGGAAGAGGCTGAGGTTAAACTGGTGGAACGTCTAAGGGAGTGGTACCCGGTGCATTTCCCGGAAATGGATGATGTACGGGACCATTCCCGCTACGTGGAACTGGTAGCCCAGTACGGTGACCGGGAATCAGTTATAAAATCCGGGGCCCTGGAGGGGATGGTGGATGAAGGGGTGGTGAGTCTGGGTGCTGAGTTATCCCCCCAGGATCTGGATGTGATACAGGGTTTTGCTAGGACTATCCAGTCCATCCAGGAATCCAAGAAATCCACCACCGGCTATGTTGATGGGAAGATGGAGGAGATGGCCCCTAACCTCCGGGATCTGGTGGGTGCCTCTCTGGGTGCCAAGATCATCGCCCACACCGGAGGTATTAAGCGTCTGGCCCTCCTGCCCTCCAGTACCGTGCAGATCCTGGGGGCAGAGAAGGCCCTGTTCCGTCATCTGAAGACTGGTGAGCGACCACCCAAGCATGGTCTCATATATCAGCATCCTGCGGTCCGTGGCTCACGGTGGTGGATTCGGGGGAAAATTGCCCGGGCACTGGCCAGTAAGATAAGTCTGGCTGTGCGGAAGGATTATTTCTCCGGGGAGTACGATGCTGCAGTCAAGGAGAGTTTTGAGAAAAGGGTGGAAGAGATAACTAAGGAACATCCTTTCCCTAAACGAACCGAAAAATCTAAAAAAAAGAAGAAAGACAAAAAACGGAAGAAGAAAAAGGATAAATTCCGGTTTAAGAAGGGTGACTACCAGTACTAGCATTCATGGTAAAAAGCCTGAACCTTTGGGGGGATTTATCCCCCATAAGGGTGAAGGAGATGTATATCTATCAGGATAGTTGAGAGTTTTTGAGTGGTTTGTTTCATTTAATAGGTATAGGGTGATTGCAATGACCGATATGGTGGCCATAGTATCCATAATATCCAGTGTTTTTTCAATTATTCTGGCAGTATATGCCATACAGTTTTCCCGGCGAGTGGAGGAACGGCTCAAGAACAACTTCACCATACTAAAGGAGACCATGGAAGCCAACCAGAAACAGGCCCAGGAGTGTCTTTCCAATATTGACCGGGAAGCAGCAGCCATTAAAACCACGGTGGACCAGTCCCATGAGAAACTTCATCAAACCATCCAGAACCTTAAAAAATGAACAACCCTGAACTAGCCCACCGGGCCCAGTTATTCCCGGATAAAAGGCCCTTATTTTTTCTACAGAAAATAATATATCCCTCTACATTACCCCCTATTAATCTCAATTTAATTACCTTGTCTTTTAACCTGTTCAATTTTTGGCAATTTGAATTTCTACAGTAGATCAAATTCTATTAGAGATATCAGTTTAAGTTCTACCCCGGAATAATCTAATAGGATATATTTATATTACCTAACAAGAATAGAGGATCATGGCCAATGAATCCCACCGCGAAGTGGTTAAAATAAGATATCTGGTTAGTGGGATCATTCTGTGGTAGACATCTACAATCGCATCCTTAATCTCTATGAGCACTGTAAACTAGGTTCAGATTGCTTTTTCACCCTCATTTCCCTGGGGATGCTCCGAACTTCCGAGAAATCCACTGGAATTAATCCTGATTCATTGGCCTGGAATCCCTCCAAATTACCCAGTAAGACTTGTTTTTTAAATATATTTTTGGGAATAGACCCTGATGTGTAATCATACTTTTCCCGGATTACTGGCCAATCCTCTGCTAATAGGATAAAAACCGGCTACAATGCACAGCGTGGTTCCGGTGAAATTTTGGGGACACTGCGAACCCAGTAAAAACCTCCCGAGAGAGAACTGTTAAATCCAGAAAGTTTAATATATTCCCAACTGCAAGTTATTTAGAGAGGAAACTAATTTTCGAAAATCATCAAAGGGATATGTAAAATGGAGTTTGAACTGGAATCTGGCAATAAAATCAGCGGAGTATACGAACTGGACGGTCACCTGGCCACTTGCAACCTCAACCCCCAGGTAAGGGTTTACGGGGAGAAGCTGGTGGACTATGAAGATAAAGAGTATCGCCTCTGGGATCCCCGCCGTTCTAAACTGGCAGCGGCCCTTCTTAAAGGACTGGGAACCTTCCCGGTTAAAAATGATTCACGAATACTCTACCTTGGGGCTTCGGCAGGCACAACTCCCTCCCACATCTCGGATATCATCACCCAGGGAGTTATATACTGTGTGGAGTTTGCACCCCGCATGATGAGGGAGCTCCTCACTGTTTGTCGGGCCCGGGAGAATATGATCCCCCTGCTGGAAGATGCCCATAAACCCGCCAATTACCAGGGACTGCTGGAGAAGGTGGACTTCCTTTACTCTGATGTGGCCCAGCCTAACCAGACCGAAATATTCATGGACAACATGCGCCTCTTCTTGAGGGAAGAAGGACAGGGCATGATCATGATCAAGGCCCGGAGCATAGATGTCACCCGCAAGCCCAAACAGATATTCAGGGAGGAAGCATCCTTCTTAAAGGAGCATGGCTTCCGGATAGTGGATAAAGTTGATCTGGACCCTTACGAGAAAGACCACCGCTGCCTGGTCTGTGAATTTGCATTTTAACCTTAATACAAATTCCAAAACAAAATAATTCTAAAATCGAAGAGAACACCCTAATAAAAATAGAAAGGGAACACCCTAAAAGACTACTTTTGTAAAATATGAATAAAAAGGGATTAAATCCCCATATTTTATCCTTTATTGGTTTAATCAACTCTTTTACCGGCATCAGGACCCGGTTGCACTGAATATATTTCAGTTACCTTTAGCAAGACTGCGGCTTTAGGTGCTAGTTGAGTCATGACACTTTTAGCCCATTCCACTGCATCATCAAAGTATTTACCAGACTCGTGTATTTCCACCGTGCCTTTAAACTGGTATGGGCATTCTGATATGTCCCCCACAGCCACTGTGGCCTGGGGATTGTTTTTAAGATTTTCCAAACTTTTGTTCATGAAGTTAGCCACCAGTAAGATGGTTTCACCATCCAATGGTCTGGCAAATCCAATTGGAACCAGATTGGGAGTGCTTTTGTTATTGGCGGTGGCTAACCATACTATGTTGTTTTTTTCTATTGCATCCATCATTTCCTTGTTCATTACCATAAGATCACCTGTAATGTGTCTTTAATTAACATTCACCTAATAGAATAATGTATTTAATGGTCAGCAAAATATACTAACTATATTTTAGTTACCCTTTTCCATTTTCTAAAAAATACCACAAACTCCCTAAAAAACAGTGCTACCCTTTCAAACCAAATTTCCCCGAAAAATTAATTCAACTCAGTTTCAGCTGATCCACCACTGAAACCATCTCGTTAGCCTGTTTTTGAGTCTGGTTCTGGGACTGGTAGGTGTAGGTTTCATAGATCATGGCTGGAATACCGGCCTGTATTAGGGGGAGAGTTACATAGGCTGGACTGGTGGGATTGGGCGGACTGTACACTTTTAACCAGCTGACGTGACTTTTAATCTGCTGGGCTATTGATTCTGCCCTGCTGAATTGTCCCGGGACAAATAAGAACCATTTTTCCTGGTAATGGCCTTCATTGGAGTGGACGTCAATCACCAGATCCGGGGAAGAATTTTTAATATCCGGGACAACGTAGTTGAAGGCCAAAGACTGGCCATTAGCCCTTCCCTGGTCGTAGTTATCGGCATTCTGGGTGACGTTTACCTGGTAAATATAGTAGCAGTAGTTAAGGGTGTGGTTCCTGTTTTTCAGGGCCTCCTTCAGGGCCAGGTGGGCCTGGTATTCCAGGGGGTGCACCCCCACCACGTAGGCTATCTTATAGGGTGATCGGGGATTACCGTAGGGTCCTTCTCGGGTAACTGTCCCGTATTCTGTTTCTCCCAGGACCACCCTGCTGTAGGTGGTTGCTGTGGAGTTTTTCTCCAGTGATGAGAGGGGGAATAAATAGAATGAGGATAGGACTGCGGCACCAAACACCAGGATTAGCACCAGGATTAATTGAAGCTTTCTCCCCATTCTCAGTTCTCCTAGATTTTTAAGGCCCTGTTATTTTGAACTTAGATTTTCCCGGCCTTAAGGTATGGTTACACTGGCTGGTAGCTGTCCAGTTGATTTGTACTGGGTTAAAACCTTGGCATACATGTTCAACATGGAATCCGGGGATAAATCTGGTTGGCCCGATACAGTGATACCAATATAGTTGGGTGTCTGGCCACTGTTATCCATCCAGGTACAGGTTCTCTGGGCCATGCTCAGATAATCCGCCTGGGCAATGGTGGCACTGGTAACTGTTCCATAGGCATTATCCGGACTCTTGTACTGGTTTATGGGAATATTACCAGTTTGTCCGGTGCTTATCATTGTTAGGCCCTTGGCCAAGATGTAAAGGCACTGGTTCTTGTCCAGGGTCACTCCCTGGTAGGTTATGGTGCTGAACCCCACTCCCACCCGGGATATTTCACTGGCCAGGCCAGGTACTTGGGACACCGGAAATCCAGTAGCCAGGGATATTGTTTCTGGGGCCAGGGTGGTGGTGTTGGTGGTGTTGGCCGGGGTGCTGGAACTTCCCATTTTCAGGAGTATTCCTCCCATGATTCCCAATATTACCACCAGAGCCACTATGGCCACGATCAATGCAGTGTTAATATTTTTTGATTCTTCTTTTTCGGGTTGAGTGGATTTTCTACCAAAGGCTGCTTTTTCCGGTAATTTAGCACCGCACTGTTCACAAAAAGCAGCGTCGGCATGGTTATCATATCCACAGTTTTCACATTTCATTTCATCTTGCCCCCCACATGGGTACTCTTGATTATACTGTGTTTATCCTTCCTATTCTTGATTTTTTCCCCACACATTAATATAAATATGATAATTGATCATAATATGGGGTGAGGATTAGAAACAGGAATGTTCCTATGACCCCCATAAAAAATTATTCCCCCATCTAATCCTCCCTTTTAAAAATTAACCATTTAAAAGTATTTATTTAAAAAAAAGCCAGTTCGCCCTAAAAAGTAAGAAAAGTTTAAAAAATGAAAAATAAGTTCAGGCCAGCAGGTGATATACCAAACCGCCTAGATACAGCAGTAAGAAAGCTATACCAAAGAAAAATACCCCCATGAACATGTATTTATCAAAGGATTGTGGGCCTTTGTACTCGGTTTTGTCGGTTGAGACCTGTTCCTTGGAAGTATTCTGTGAAACATTCTTCACTGCCTTTTTCTTCTTGGAAGACTTCTTCTGAGATTTTTTCTTTTTCTTAGCCATCAGATTATGCTCCTAAAATTGATTTAAAATACCAGGTTAACCTAAAATTTATCATATCCTCCCCTCCATCCCAATCTGGCCACGTTACTCCCCGGACCTAGACCCAGAAAATCATTTTTAAATTATGATCGGTCCGACTTTTAAAAGCTATGGGATTAACAAACCCCTGTAATAATTTAAGCAGATTATCTACATAAATCTGGTGGTGAAAATAGATACCCCCTAAAATTCCCTAAATTAAATACCTACTCCTCCTCACCGGTACATGTACTTTTCAGGGGAATTTTGCCAGTACCCCCTTTATTCATTAGAGTAAAAACCATGAATTTGTCTTTAATAGAATTTAATATGGAATTTTACGTATACACATAACTATACAGGTTATTTCAGATTTCTATAATACTCAAAGGTTTTAAACACATAATAGGTTAAGTAACGACTGTCATGGCCAAACCTTTAAATAATAGCTCCACCAACCAGTTACTACCCTGTTGCTTTTAGGTGTGAAATCTAGTGGAAAACTCCACGTATCAGATTATTATTACTCATTCAGGGCGTTCTAGAGGGCCCGTAGCTTAGTCTGGCAGAGCGCTTGGCTCTTAACCAAGGTGTCGCGGGTTCAATCCCCGTCGGGCCCGCTTTATTTTAATATAATTATTCTGATATCCAGATCTTACACACATTTAGGGGAATGTTCTTTAGAGGAACAGCAAACCCATAATATGATTGCAGGGGTAC
Coding sequences:
- a CDS encoding NOP5/NOP56 family protein: MKCYVVGCFAGFVALDEDFNLMDYELFPHQELREKWFEQEDEGETPEEKRLLGKVGKVCQEIIIETAQRSSHYQDLEYHAKFTYQLPSKGGDYFRSNLGQLLHETGFLKSPDELWSVTRDLALEITEKRLKDASHSQDLLLIQAIHTIEELEEAEVKLVERLREWYPVHFPEMDDVRDHSRYVELVAQYGDRESVIKSGALEGMVDEGVVSLGAELSPQDLDVIQGFARTIQSIQESKKSTTGYVDGKMEEMAPNLRDLVGASLGAKIIAHTGGIKRLALLPSSTVQILGAEKALFRHLKTGERPPKHGLIYQHPAVRGSRWWIRGKIARALASKISLAVRKDYFSGEYDAAVKESFEKRVEEITKEHPFPKRTEKSKKKKKDKKRKKKKDKFRFKKGDYQY
- a CDS encoding fibrillarin-like rRNA/tRNA 2'-O-methyltransferase gives rise to the protein MEFELESGNKISGVYELDGHLATCNLNPQVRVYGEKLVDYEDKEYRLWDPRRSKLAAALLKGLGTFPVKNDSRILYLGASAGTTPSHISDIITQGVIYCVEFAPRMMRELLTVCRARENMIPLLEDAHKPANYQGLLEKVDFLYSDVAQPNQTEIFMDNMRLFLREEGQGMIMIKARSIDVTRKPKQIFREEASFLKEHGFRIVDKVDLDPYEKDHRCLVCEFAF
- a CDS encoding pyridoxamine 5'-phosphate oxidase family protein yields the protein MVMNKEMMDAIEKNNIVWLATANNKSTPNLVPIGFARPLDGETILLVANFMNKSLENLKNNPQATVAVGDISECPYQFKGTVEIHESGKYFDDAVEWAKSVMTQLAPKAAVLLKVTEIYSVQPGPDAGKRVD
- a CDS encoding zinc ribbon domain-containing protein produces the protein MKCENCGYDNHADAAFCEQCGAKLPEKAAFGRKSTQPEKEESKNINTALIVAIVALVVILGIMGGILLKMGSSSTPANTTNTTTLAPETISLATGFPVSQVPGLASEISRVGVGFSTITYQGVTLDKNQCLYILAKGLTMISTGQTGNIPINQYKSPDNAYGTVTSATIAQADYLSMAQRTCTWMDNSGQTPNYIGITVSGQPDLSPDSMLNMYAKVLTQYKSTGQLPASVTIP